A window from Falco naumanni isolate bFalNau1 chromosome 3, bFalNau1.pat, whole genome shotgun sequence encodes these proteins:
- the SPSB1 gene encoding SPRY domain-containing SOCS box protein 1 isoform X2, with the protein MGQKVTGGIKTVDMRDPVYRPLKQELQGLDYSKPTRLDLLLDMPPVSYEVQLLHSWNNDDRSLNVFVKEDDKLIFHRHPVAQSTDAIRGKVGYTRGLHVWQITWAMRQRGTHAVVGVATADAPLHSVGYTTLVGNNHESWGWDLGRNRLYHDGKNQPSKTYPAFLEPDETFIVPDSFLVVLDMDDGTLSFIVDGQYMGVAFRGLKGKKLYPVVSAVWGHCEIRMCYLNGLDRACVQPKMSVKEAF; encoded by the coding sequence ATGGGTCAGAAGGTCACAGGTGGGATAAAGACTGTGGATATGAGGGACCCTGTATACAGGCCACTGAAACAGGAACTCCAAGGACTTGACTACAGCAAACCCACACGTCTGGACTTGCTACTGGACATGCCTCCGGTATCATATGAAGTCCAGTTACTGCATTCATGGAACAATGATGATCGCTCGCTGAATGTATTTGTGAAAGAGGATGACAAACTCATATTTCACCGGCATCCGGTGGCTCAGAGTACAGATGCCATCAGAGGCAAAGTGGGATATACACGAGGACTGCATGTGTGGCAGATCACGTGGGCAATGAGGCAGCGAGGCACGCACGCTGTGGTTGGGGTGGCAACAGCAGATGCCCCTTTGCATTCAGTAGGGTACACGACGCTTGTAGGAAATAACCATGAATCTTGGGGGTGGGACCTTGGGCGCAACAGACTGTACCATGATGGCAAGAACCAGCCAAGTAAAACCTATCCTGCCTTCTTAGAACCAGATGAAACTTTCATTGTGCCGGACTCCTTCCTGGTGGTTCTGGACATGGATGATGGGACGCTGAGCTTCATTGTAGATGGGCAATACATGGGCGTTGCCTTTCGGGGACTCAAAGGGAAAAAGCTATATCCAGTGGTAAGCGCAGTGTGGGGACACTGTGAAATACGGATGTGCTACTTGAATGGACTTGACC